From a region of the Chitinophaga caseinilytica genome:
- a CDS encoding XrtN system VIT domain-containing protein, whose translation MENSLSLQQRLTDHRYLGFFSLLVFSLFSFFIGNTFDLDGDETWFSLFLIHAGLAILCLIGYITLKKDYPFKKDVGTIILLLALISCYALNREMDIFMESVPWMAVLLLISGAALLLLRYADLMPRWARVLLGFTTGISSVLFAYLAIYLIPLYGIAIAGILMLGIGLHAFVPAFLLYHTISAIRSLKLGKPALAGAVLSLIIIVVFCVKYAAVVNDINRVYNRKTVEGKDDLPAWVETSRQVVPGFVADRVLKTGLIYSSPELRNDVFGYGMFMRDRMGSCHDPLVTTAQLFAQELAPDKTDRYKILEALYDGRHDQQDRLWSGDDLSTRYIHTQIQLWPEQHLAYTEKSLTVFNQSNWRTEEGIYSFELPEGGVVTSLSLWINGKEEKAVLTTKEKADSAYKTIVGREARDPSLVRWQEGNIVSVRVFPVNPQDKRVFKIGVTAPLKSENGKMVYENIAFKGPDFRSATEFISIGNLGQKLLARKPAGFDRTEGRLEREGAYRPNWRLEMEDTPLRPSTFTFNGNAYTIMPYETQRSTVATSAIYLDINHAWTYGDVRRIIDMSANLPVRVFSNGQFTDLPKNNFQAYIAPLQRHRFSLFPFHRLPDPAGALVVIKSAETSPMLSDLEGSAFRQKLSEKLADPQFPKIRLYDFGGRFSPYLASLRASRAFRYEKGTQEQLRELLNKGIFADDPETPDRVVIHEAKAAIVRQADSAAAGTGPDHLMRLFAYNHILQQTGKGLITGSEGQENLIAEAKEAYVVSPISSLVVLETKQDYERFDIKDSGNSLRNAALNDSGSVPEPHEWALIIIAILSVYLYLNRRRWTVFNA comes from the coding sequence ATGGAAAATAGCCTATCCCTTCAACAACGACTTACAGATCACCGTTATCTCGGTTTCTTTTCCCTGCTGGTATTCAGCTTGTTCTCGTTTTTTATCGGGAATACTTTCGACCTGGATGGGGATGAAACCTGGTTTTCCTTATTCCTCATCCACGCCGGCCTTGCCATCCTTTGTTTGATCGGGTATATCACCCTGAAAAAAGACTACCCATTTAAAAAAGATGTAGGCACCATTATCTTACTGCTGGCCCTTATCAGTTGCTACGCCCTCAACCGGGAAATGGACATTTTCATGGAATCCGTACCCTGGATGGCCGTTTTGCTGCTGATTTCCGGTGCCGCGTTGCTACTGTTGCGTTATGCAGACCTGATGCCGCGTTGGGCGCGTGTTTTACTAGGTTTCACAACCGGCATTTCATCCGTTTTATTCGCGTACCTCGCCATTTACCTGATTCCGCTATACGGCATCGCCATAGCAGGGATACTCATGCTGGGCATAGGCCTTCATGCGTTCGTGCCCGCATTCCTCCTGTATCATACCATCTCCGCCATAAGAAGCCTGAAGCTTGGAAAGCCCGCTCTCGCGGGAGCGGTGCTTTCCCTTATTATTATCGTTGTTTTCTGCGTGAAATATGCCGCTGTCGTGAACGACATTAATCGTGTATATAACCGGAAAACGGTGGAAGGGAAAGACGATCTTCCCGCATGGGTGGAAACCTCCCGCCAGGTAGTGCCGGGCTTCGTCGCTGATAGGGTATTGAAAACAGGGCTTATCTACAGCTCCCCGGAACTCAGGAACGATGTTTTCGGTTACGGGATGTTCATGCGTGATAGAATGGGTAGTTGTCACGACCCATTGGTAACTACGGCCCAGTTGTTCGCACAAGAACTCGCGCCCGATAAAACCGACCGGTACAAAATCCTCGAAGCCCTCTACGATGGCCGGCACGATCAGCAAGACCGGCTTTGGTCGGGCGATGACCTGTCTACCCGCTACATCCATACCCAAATCCAGCTCTGGCCCGAACAACACCTGGCCTACACAGAAAAATCATTGACCGTTTTCAATCAAAGCAACTGGCGGACGGAAGAAGGCATCTACTCCTTCGAGCTGCCGGAAGGCGGCGTCGTCACCTCGCTTTCGCTATGGATCAACGGAAAAGAGGAAAAAGCCGTGCTCACCACCAAAGAAAAAGCCGACTCCGCCTACAAAACCATCGTGGGAAGGGAAGCCCGTGACCCGTCGCTCGTCCGCTGGCAAGAGGGGAACATCGTTTCGGTACGTGTTTTTCCCGTTAACCCGCAAGATAAACGCGTCTTCAAAATAGGCGTCACCGCTCCGCTGAAATCGGAGAACGGGAAAATGGTGTACGAAAACATCGCCTTCAAAGGCCCGGATTTCCGCAGCGCCACCGAATTCATTTCCATCGGCAACCTCGGCCAGAAACTCCTTGCCCGCAAGCCCGCCGGATTCGACCGCACGGAAGGCCGACTGGAAAGGGAAGGGGCCTACCGGCCCAACTGGCGGCTCGAAATGGAAGACACGCCCCTGCGGCCCAGCACCTTCACGTTCAACGGTAACGCATACACGATCATGCCGTACGAGACACAGCGTTCCACCGTAGCCACTTCTGCCATTTACCTCGATATCAACCATGCCTGGACTTACGGAGACGTCCGCCGCATCATCGACATGTCTGCCAACCTGCCGGTACGCGTGTTTTCCAACGGCCAATTTACCGACCTTCCGAAAAATAACTTCCAGGCATACATCGCGCCTCTCCAACGCCACCGTTTCAGCCTCTTCCCGTTCCACCGGCTGCCAGACCCGGCCGGCGCACTGGTGGTCATCAAAAGCGCGGAAACCTCGCCCATGCTCTCCGACCTGGAAGGCAGCGCATTCCGGCAGAAACTCTCCGAAAAGCTCGCCGATCCGCAGTTTCCCAAAATCCGGCTATACGACTTCGGCGGCCGCTTTTCCCCGTACCTGGCCAGCCTCCGCGCTTCCCGCGCTTTCCGGTACGAAAAAGGCACGCAGGAACAATTGCGGGAACTGCTGAACAAGGGGATTTTCGCGGACGACCCCGAAACGCCCGACAGGGTGGTGATCCACGAAGCCAAAGCCGCTATCGTGCGGCAGGCCGACAGCGCCGCCGCCGGTACGGGCCCCGATCATCTCATGCGGCTTTTCGCCTACAACCACATCCTCCAGCAAACGGGCAAAGGCCTCATCACGGGCAGCGAAGGGCAGGAAAATCTCATAGCGGAAGCCAAAGAAGCTTACGTGGTATCGCCCATCAGCAGCCTCGTGGTGCTGGAAACGAAGCAGGACTACGAGCGTTTCGATATCAAAGATTCCGGGAACAGCCTGCGCAACGCGGCGCTGAACGATTCCGGCAGCGTGCCCGAACCGCATGAATGGGCGCTCATCATCATCGCAATTTTATCCGTTTACCTATACCTCAACCGCCGCAGATGGACCGTCTTCAACGCTTAA
- the xrtN gene encoding exosortase N — translation MDRLQRLIPALIWTALYAGIALFALDDYMEWGSNGFILGAATVPVVLRADAADKCSLRYFYAALACCVLAWMVPAKTLLFATIVLAMCFLADSFFGRINALPMLALMLMAPVFQYLTNIFTFPIRLHLTRLAGGILRLAGREVATEGNVLVLSGTEFSVDPACMGLRMMVTALLCGIAAVGIAQRKLGKRLSWWMLGAWLGFILLLNIGSNLFRIVLLVQFSIPPENYLHDVVGLLCLGMYVLIPVFFLAPRLVARFGKTPLERMPEKTQHPRYVVLQAHLSLAACIFLLAYKISLPKEAIAAQTPAVAGFTVSALQNGVTKMERNGVLVYIKKIKDCYYTDHHPTICWQGSGFAFRKVKEEQIAGMTLFTGTLEKGKERLYTAWWYDNGSLQTVSQFEWRWNALSTRSSFSLVNVTASSRETLAAEILRMRKDGTVRHAMGMP, via the coding sequence ATGGACCGTCTTCAACGCTTAATACCCGCTTTGATCTGGACGGCCCTTTACGCCGGCATCGCGCTGTTTGCCCTGGATGATTATATGGAGTGGGGCTCCAACGGGTTTATCCTCGGCGCGGCGACGGTGCCGGTCGTACTGCGGGCGGATGCGGCCGATAAATGCAGCCTGCGCTATTTCTACGCCGCCCTGGCCTGCTGTGTGCTGGCCTGGATGGTGCCTGCCAAAACGCTGTTGTTCGCCACCATCGTACTGGCGATGTGCTTTTTGGCCGACAGCTTTTTCGGCAGGATCAACGCGCTGCCCATGCTCGCGCTCATGCTCATGGCGCCGGTATTCCAGTACCTGACCAACATTTTTACCTTTCCTATCCGCCTCCACCTCACTCGCCTTGCCGGCGGCATTTTGCGGCTGGCAGGGCGGGAAGTGGCTACAGAAGGCAACGTGCTCGTTCTGAGCGGCACGGAATTTTCTGTAGACCCCGCGTGCATGGGCCTCAGGATGATGGTAACGGCGCTCCTCTGCGGGATCGCGGCGGTGGGCATCGCACAGCGGAAACTGGGAAAGAGATTATCGTGGTGGATGTTGGGCGCCTGGCTCGGGTTCATCCTGTTGCTGAACATCGGCAGCAACCTCTTCCGGATCGTACTGCTCGTACAGTTCAGCATCCCGCCGGAAAACTACCTGCACGATGTAGTAGGGCTCCTCTGCCTGGGGATGTACGTCCTCATTCCCGTGTTCTTCCTGGCGCCAAGACTGGTGGCCCGTTTCGGCAAAACGCCCTTGGAACGGATGCCCGAAAAAACGCAGCATCCGCGGTACGTTGTGCTGCAGGCCCACCTTTCCCTCGCCGCATGCATCTTTCTGCTGGCTTATAAAATTTCATTGCCGAAGGAAGCGATAGCCGCGCAAACGCCCGCTGTTGCCGGGTTTACCGTGAGCGCACTGCAAAACGGCGTCACGAAAATGGAGCGCAACGGCGTGCTGGTGTACATCAAGAAAATCAAGGATTGTTATTATACAGACCATCATCCCACCATTTGCTGGCAGGGGAGTGGGTTCGCTTTCCGGAAAGTGAAGGAGGAACAGATCGCCGGGATGACGCTTTTCACCGGCACGCTCGAAAAAGGGAAAGAGCGGCTCTACACCGCCTGGTGGTATGATAACGGTTCGCTGCAAACCGTTTCGCAATTCGAATGGAGATGGAACGCCCTCAGCACCAGGAGCTCCTTTTCACTCGTCAACGTAACGGCATCCAGCCGCGAAACCCTCGCCGCCGAAATCTTACGCATGCGCAAAGATGGCACCGTCCGCCACGCGATGGGAATGCCCTGA
- a CDS encoding M90 family metallopeptidase, with the protein MLPVLIPVAVILFLFWWFYRPKKSAKSAVPTDTAGMLQEHVRYYRQLTEPEQQRFVSEVESFLGHVTIEGVGTPVEDLDKVLIAASAVIPIFSFPGWKYRNLTNIILYPDTFDEHFQFEGDRRNILGMVGSGHLNGQMLLSRSALRTGFSEHGGQSNTAIHEFVHLVDKTDGYVDGLPESLLRNVTSLPWLQVMHEEIRRIESGHSDINPYAAMNQSEFLAVVSEYFFEKPDSMQAHHPELYRLLSEIFKQDPAARVP; encoded by the coding sequence ATGTTACCCGTTTTGATCCCCGTGGCGGTGATCCTTTTCCTTTTCTGGTGGTTTTACCGCCCGAAAAAATCCGCGAAAAGCGCCGTTCCCACAGATACCGCCGGCATGCTCCAGGAGCATGTCCGCTATTATCGCCAGCTCACTGAACCCGAACAGCAGCGGTTCGTTTCCGAAGTGGAATCCTTTCTCGGGCATGTAACGATCGAAGGCGTGGGTACGCCGGTGGAAGATCTGGACAAGGTCCTCATCGCCGCGAGCGCCGTTATTCCCATCTTCAGCTTTCCCGGGTGGAAATACCGTAATCTTACCAATATTATTCTCTATCCCGATACGTTCGACGAGCATTTCCAGTTCGAGGGCGACCGCCGCAATATCCTCGGCATGGTGGGCAGCGGGCATTTGAACGGACAAATGCTGCTGTCGCGCAGCGCGCTGCGGACGGGCTTTTCCGAGCACGGCGGGCAAAGCAATACCGCTATTCATGAGTTCGTGCATTTGGTCGACAAGACCGATGGTTATGTAGACGGCCTGCCGGAATCGTTGTTGCGGAATGTGACGAGCCTTCCGTGGTTGCAGGTGATGCATGAAGAGATCCGCAGGATCGAGTCAGGGCATAGCGACATCAATCCGTACGCGGCCATGAACCAGAGCGAGTTTTTGGCGGTGGTGTCCGAATATTTCTTCGAGAAGCCGGACAGCATGCAGGCGCATCATCCGGAACTGTACCGGTTGCTCAGCGAGATATTCAAGCAAGACCCCGCAGCCCGCGTACCCTGA
- a CDS encoding AsmA family protein: protein MLISAGSLLVLVIVLWLVLALVIRSRKASILADISQQLSERLNGDLTIKDMEPSLVRSFPQISVTLKDVTLKDSLFDRHGHALLQLKEVYVKVNTFALIRKRVSIREVSLENGDIYLYTDSLGYSNGYLLKGREKKDTSAARKPTPVIAEFSLENVRFTLENQQKWKYFKFDVKRLEGRMHETDSGWQARIDPQILIQDMQFNTTKGSYAKNKTLTGPLDLTFISYNKMLRIAQQTIRFDQQPVLLEGAFIFSEAPPAFRLNIKAAGIPFKFASTLVTPNITAKLSPIDFEKPLDVEAEIRGHMKFRDTPYVRVAWVVRDNRLTGANLALDKVNFDGAFLNELVPGQGHNDANSRLSVYRFSADYESIPVTADTIRVINLQKPLLTGRFRSNFPLTRLTNALDPHLFEFTAGNAALDLQYAGSWDAKDTVAGALEGTVSISDGAFTYVPRNLTVRDCHATLAFTQGHLYLRGIRAQSGASRVEMDGSILNILNLYFSAPEKIVLNWNVRSPLINLNEFQSFFGRRGKHKSHAQTRQQKHMRARFVRQLDTMLEASSVHMQVTVDKVRYRKFNASNVRADVQMGQDGVRFNKVGLNAMGGQMQLSGAILQQPKGDRFNLDADIRQVQVDQLFYAFENFGQDGITAQNLRGVFSAKAKLTGGMKEDISIQPHSMNGSVSFNLNRGALLDFKPLVNVGKFIFRKRDMSNITFDNIRNTLDIRGNKIYIHPMLIASSVLNIEVEGTYGIPKGTDIKLKVPLRNPKKDELVTDADELRKRRKSGIVVNLHAVDGDDGKVKLKLGKGD, encoded by the coding sequence ATGCTTATCTCCGCCGGTAGCCTCCTGGTGCTGGTTATCGTGCTCTGGCTCGTGCTTGCGCTCGTCATCCGCAGCAGGAAGGCCAGCATCCTCGCCGATATCAGTCAACAGCTCAGCGAACGCCTCAACGGAGACCTCACCATCAAAGACATGGAGCCCTCGCTCGTGCGCAGCTTCCCGCAGATTTCCGTGACGCTCAAAGACGTGACGCTCAAAGACAGTCTTTTCGACCGCCACGGCCACGCCCTGCTGCAACTGAAGGAAGTGTACGTGAAGGTCAACACTTTCGCGCTCATCCGCAAACGGGTATCCATCCGCGAAGTCAGCCTCGAGAACGGCGACATATACCTGTACACCGACAGTCTCGGCTACTCGAACGGCTACCTGCTGAAGGGCCGGGAAAAGAAAGACACGTCCGCCGCCCGGAAACCCACGCCCGTCATCGCCGAGTTTTCGCTGGAAAATGTCCGCTTCACGCTGGAAAACCAGCAGAAATGGAAATACTTCAAATTTGACGTAAAGCGCCTCGAAGGCCGGATGCACGAAACCGATTCCGGCTGGCAAGCCCGCATCGATCCGCAAATCCTCATCCAGGACATGCAATTCAACACCACCAAAGGCAGCTACGCGAAGAACAAAACGCTGACCGGGCCGCTGGACCTCACTTTCATCTCCTACAATAAAATGCTCCGCATCGCGCAGCAAACGATCCGGTTCGATCAGCAGCCCGTGCTGCTGGAAGGCGCGTTCATCTTTTCGGAAGCGCCGCCCGCTTTCCGGCTCAACATCAAGGCGGCCGGCATTCCGTTCAAATTCGCGTCCACGCTCGTGACGCCGAACATCACCGCCAAACTTTCACCCATCGATTTCGAAAAGCCGCTGGACGTGGAAGCCGAAATCCGCGGCCACATGAAATTCCGCGACACGCCTTATGTGCGCGTGGCCTGGGTGGTGCGCGACAACCGGTTGACCGGCGCCAATCTCGCCCTCGACAAGGTCAATTTCGATGGTGCGTTCCTCAACGAACTGGTGCCCGGCCAGGGCCACAACGACGCCAATTCCCGGTTGAGCGTATACCGTTTTTCGGCGGATTATGAAAGCATTCCCGTAACGGCCGACACGATACGCGTCATCAATCTCCAGAAGCCCTTGCTCACGGGGCGTTTCCGGTCGAATTTCCCGCTCACCCGCCTCACAAACGCGCTCGATCCGCACCTGTTCGAGTTTACCGCCGGGAATGCCGCGCTGGATCTCCAATACGCCGGTTCCTGGGATGCGAAAGATACAGTGGCCGGCGCCCTGGAAGGTACCGTTTCCATCAGCGACGGCGCTTTTACCTATGTTCCGCGGAACCTGACCGTGCGCGATTGCCACGCCACGCTGGCGTTCACGCAGGGGCATCTGTACCTCCGCGGCATCCGGGCGCAGTCGGGCGCCAGCAGGGTAGAGATGGACGGAAGTATCCTCAATATCCTCAACCTGTATTTTTCCGCGCCGGAAAAGATCGTGCTGAACTGGAACGTCCGCAGTCCGCTCATCAACCTCAACGAATTCCAATCCTTTTTCGGCCGACGCGGCAAACATAAATCACACGCGCAGACGCGCCAGCAGAAGCATATGCGGGCACGGTTCGTGCGGCAGCTCGACACGATGCTCGAGGCCTCCAGCGTGCATATGCAGGTGACCGTAGACAAGGTGCGCTACCGGAAATTCAATGCCAGCAACGTGCGGGCGGATGTGCAGATGGGGCAGGACGGCGTGCGTTTCAATAAAGTGGGCCTCAACGCCATGGGCGGGCAAATGCAGCTGAGCGGCGCTATCCTCCAGCAGCCGAAGGGCGACCGCTTCAACCTCGACGCCGATATCCGGCAGGTGCAGGTAGACCAGCTGTTTTATGCGTTCGAGAATTTCGGGCAAGACGGGATCACGGCGCAGAACCTCCGCGGCGTGTTTTCCGCGAAAGCGAAGCTGACGGGCGGGATGAAGGAAGACATCAGCATCCAGCCGCATTCCATGAACGGCTCCGTGTCTTTCAACCTCAACCGCGGTGCCCTGCTGGATTTCAAGCCGCTGGTAAACGTCGGGAAATTCATCTTCCGCAAGCGCGATATGAGCAACATTACGTTCGACAACATCCGCAATACCCTCGACATCCGCGGCAACAAGATCTACATCCATCCCATGCTCATCGCCTCCAGCGTGCTGAACATCGAAGTGGAAGGGACGTACGGCATTCCGAAGGGTACGGACATCAAGCTGAAAGTCCCGCTCCGCAATCCGAAGAAAGACGAACTGGTGACAGACGCCGATGAACTGCGGAAACGCCGCAAAAGCGGCATCGTGGTGAACCTGCATGCGGTAGACGGAGACGATGGAAAGGTAAAGCTGAAACTTGGGAAGGGAGACTGA
- a CDS encoding type 1 glutamine amidotransferase domain-containing protein, translated as MEKQSLQNKKVAVLVANGFEESEFTEPVKALKNAGAAVTVVSLKPGKVKAWAEKDWGGEYEVNDTVDKVSSESFDALVLPGGVMNPDLLRVNDDAVRFVKGFVEEAKPIAAICHGPWTLIEAGAVNGRKMTSYPSIKTDLINAGADWQDKEVVTDNGIVTSRSPKDLPAFCAKMVEEIAEGQHLTRNRGVHQLG; from the coding sequence ATGGAAAAGCAATCGCTGCAAAACAAGAAAGTGGCCGTACTCGTGGCTAACGGGTTTGAGGAATCCGAATTCACCGAGCCCGTGAAAGCCTTGAAAAACGCCGGCGCCGCGGTGACGGTAGTGTCGCTGAAACCCGGGAAAGTGAAAGCCTGGGCCGAAAAAGACTGGGGCGGTGAATATGAAGTGAACGATACGGTAGACAAGGTTTCTTCAGAATCATTCGACGCGCTCGTTTTGCCCGGTGGCGTCATGAACCCCGACCTGCTGCGCGTGAACGACGATGCGGTACGTTTCGTGAAAGGGTTCGTGGAAGAAGCCAAGCCCATCGCCGCCATCTGCCACGGGCCATGGACGCTCATCGAGGCGGGAGCGGTGAATGGCCGGAAAATGACTTCCTATCCTTCCATCAAAACCGATCTCATCAATGCAGGAGCGGATTGGCAGGACAAGGAAGTGGTGACCGACAACGGGATCGTGACCAGCCGCAGCCCGAAAGACCTGCCGGCATTCTGCGCCAAAATGGTGGAAGAGATCGCCGAAGGGCAGCACCTCACGCGGAACCGGGGTGTACATCAGCTGGGTTAA
- a CDS encoding SRPBCC family protein translates to MHQNNNRPRAGMLYEKSTVINVSKTGRILSSAAGASLIYLALSGMKQSPVKNIGKLLVGGYLLYRGLSGNCPITAAIDDEQRPRHARAVNIRTSMIVERPRGEVYAYWRQLSNLPLFMAHLDDVEVLDNRHSHWTIKLAGNMKLEWDAEITEDKPGEELAWRSLEGAEIANAGKVRFRDTENGGTEILVTFTYRPPAGFVGAGLARLMNPAFAQLVRHDIIRFKQHLEGVPTPDNSGRG, encoded by the coding sequence ATGCATCAAAATAACAACCGCCCGCGCGCGGGCATGCTGTACGAAAAATCGACCGTCATCAATGTTTCCAAAACAGGCCGGATCCTTTCATCGGCCGCCGGCGCCTCGTTGATTTACCTGGCGCTTTCCGGCATGAAGCAATCGCCCGTCAAAAACATCGGGAAACTGCTGGTGGGCGGGTACCTCCTGTACCGGGGGCTTTCCGGCAATTGCCCCATCACCGCGGCAATAGACGATGAGCAGCGGCCCAGACACGCCCGCGCCGTCAATATCCGCACGTCTATGATCGTGGAACGCCCGCGGGGCGAAGTGTACGCGTATTGGCGCCAACTCAGCAACCTGCCGCTTTTCATGGCGCATCTCGACGACGTGGAGGTGCTCGATAACAGGCATTCCCACTGGACGATCAAGCTGGCCGGCAACATGAAGCTGGAGTGGGACGCCGAGATCACTGAAGACAAGCCCGGCGAAGAACTGGCCTGGCGCTCGCTGGAAGGCGCGGAAATCGCCAACGCCGGCAAAGTGCGCTTCCGGGATACGGAAAACGGCGGCACGGAAATCCTCGTCACATTCACCTACCGCCCACCCGCCGGATTCGTGGGAGCCGGGCTGGCAAGGCTGATGAACCCTGCATTCGCGCAACTGGTGCGTCATGATATCATCCGTTTCAAACAGCACCTCGAAGGGGTGCCCACGCCCGACAATTCGGGCCGCGGATAG
- a CDS encoding mechanosensitive ion channel, producing the protein MEWTQLILEKLQRWGQAAINMLPNLALAVVIFLVFYLLAKLARNLVYKLSCRLSHKQALSNLFAGVTYFIIFAIGLFTALEVLKLDKAVSSLLAGAGIIGLALGFAFQDLTSNFISGIYITFRKPFDTGHVIETNGFTGTVENIQFRSTTMRTSDGQHLIIPNKDIFQKPIINHSLTTERKIELHLLIPFAKDPAPALDDIVKTAMGVVNQLKTGGVRKPPEVWFENIEGNSLKLMVSLWISNQTDVSFNKSRHQLISKLLDALRQKQLLP; encoded by the coding sequence ATGGAATGGACACAACTTATCCTCGAAAAACTCCAGCGATGGGGCCAGGCCGCCATCAACATGCTCCCCAACCTGGCGCTGGCCGTCGTTATTTTCCTCGTTTTCTACCTGCTGGCGAAACTGGCCAGGAACCTGGTATACAAGCTCTCCTGCCGGCTGTCTCACAAACAGGCGCTCAGCAACCTTTTCGCCGGGGTTACTTATTTCATCATTTTCGCTATCGGGCTGTTCACGGCGCTGGAAGTACTGAAGCTGGACAAAGCCGTATCCTCCCTGCTGGCGGGAGCGGGCATCATCGGCCTGGCGTTGGGGTTCGCGTTCCAGGACCTCACGTCCAACTTTATTTCCGGCATTTACATCACCTTCCGTAAACCCTTCGATACCGGGCACGTCATCGAAACAAACGGGTTCACGGGCACGGTGGAAAACATCCAGTTCCGCTCCACGACCATGCGCACGTCTGACGGGCAGCACCTCATCATCCCCAACAAAGACATCTTCCAGAAACCCATCATCAACCATTCCCTCACCACCGAACGGAAAATAGAACTGCACCTGCTCATCCCCTTCGCCAAAGATCCCGCGCCGGCGCTCGACGATATCGTGAAAACGGCCATGGGCGTGGTAAATCAGCTCAAGACCGGCGGCGTCCGCAAACCGCCGGAAGTCTGGTTCGAGAACATCGAAGGGAACAGCCTTAAACTCATGGTTTCGTTGTGGATCAGCAACCAGACAGATGTTTCGTTCAACAAATCCCGCCACCAGCTGATATCAAAGCTGTTGGACGCCCTTCGGCAAAAACAACTATTACCCTGA
- a CDS encoding outer membrane beta-barrel protein, whose translation MKRIFTALLLCGIIGGASAQDKKNIIQAGIGFGNTLDYASGAKGMPTLNFTYERILPYKVGPGYFGAGITASYRSVKYTDHFFDYEDVEASRKWKYSNSVIALRGAYHLNSELIKIEKLDLYGALQLGARFWSSKVSGGTGDYGDANFKSKDTDFHVGFIAGARYFFTPSFGVYSELGYDVTWIKLGVAGRF comes from the coding sequence ATGAAGAGAATTTTTACCGCCCTTTTGCTCTGCGGCATCATCGGAGGTGCCAGTGCACAAGACAAGAAGAACATTATCCAGGCCGGCATCGGATTCGGTAACACCCTCGATTACGCCTCGGGCGCCAAAGGCATGCCCACGTTGAATTTCACCTACGAAAGAATTTTGCCTTACAAGGTAGGCCCGGGTTACTTCGGCGCAGGGATCACCGCTTCTTACCGCAGCGTGAAGTACACCGATCATTTTTTTGATTACGAAGACGTGGAAGCTTCCCGCAAATGGAAATATTCCAACTCCGTGATCGCCCTGCGCGGTGCGTACCACCTCAATTCCGAACTGATCAAGATCGAAAAGCTCGACCTGTACGGCGCCCTCCAGCTCGGCGCGCGCTTCTGGTCCAGCAAGGTGAGCGGCGGTACCGGGGATTACGGCGACGCGAACTTCAAATCCAAAGACACCGATTTCCACGTAGGCTTCATCGCCGGCGCCCGTTACTTCTTCACACCCAGTTTCGGCGTGTATTCCGAACTGGGATACGACGTAACCTGGATCAAGCTCGGTGTGGCCGGTCGTTTCTAA